A part of Streptomyces sp. NBC_01497 genomic DNA contains:
- the gltX gene encoding glutamate--tRNA ligase, producing the protein MANGSVRVRFCPSPTGNPHVGLVRTALFNWAFARHNGGSLVFRIEDTDAARDSEESYGQLLDAMRWLGLDWDEGPEVGGPHAPYRQSQRMDIYRDVAERLLAGGHAYHCYCSTEELDARREAARAAGRPSGYDGHCRDLSAEQVAAYEAEGRRPIVRFRMPDEPVTFIDLVRGELTFSPDNVPDYGIVRANGAPLYTLVNPVDDALMEITHVLRGEDLLSSTPRQIALYRALMELGLAKGVPAFGHLPYVMGEGNKKLSKRDPQASLNLYRERGFLPDGLLNYLSLLGWSFAADQDIFSMDEMVAAFEIGAVNANPARFDLKKAEAINADHIRQLDVKTFTQACAPWLTAPHAPWRPEQFDQAAFDALAPLAQTRVTVLSDITANVDFLFLDEPVWDEASWTKAMKGDPLALLTTTRAKLADARWAAEPLKEALLAAGEEHGLKLGKAQAPLRVAVTGRTVGLPLFESLEVLGRERTLARVDAALAKLATA; encoded by the coding sequence GTGGCTAACGGCTCCGTCCGCGTACGTTTTTGTCCCTCGCCGACCGGTAACCCCCACGTGGGCCTGGTCCGCACCGCCCTGTTCAACTGGGCCTTCGCCCGGCACAACGGGGGCAGCCTGGTCTTTCGTATCGAGGACACGGATGCCGCGCGCGACTCCGAGGAGTCCTACGGGCAGCTGCTCGACGCGATGCGCTGGCTCGGCCTCGACTGGGACGAGGGCCCCGAGGTCGGCGGCCCGCACGCGCCGTACCGCCAGTCGCAGCGCATGGACATCTACCGCGACGTCGCCGAGCGGCTCCTCGCCGGCGGCCACGCGTACCACTGCTACTGCTCCACGGAGGAGCTGGACGCGCGCCGCGAGGCCGCGCGCGCGGCCGGCCGCCCCTCCGGGTACGACGGCCACTGCCGCGACCTCAGCGCCGAGCAGGTCGCCGCGTACGAGGCCGAGGGCCGCCGGCCCATCGTCCGCTTCCGGATGCCCGACGAGCCGGTCACCTTCATCGACCTGGTGCGCGGCGAGCTGACCTTCAGCCCGGACAACGTCCCGGACTACGGCATCGTGCGCGCCAACGGCGCCCCGCTGTACACGCTGGTCAACCCCGTCGACGACGCGCTGATGGAGATCACCCACGTGCTGCGCGGCGAGGATCTGCTGTCCTCCACCCCGCGCCAGATCGCCCTGTACAGGGCGCTCATGGAGCTCGGCCTCGCCAAGGGCGTGCCGGCCTTCGGCCACCTCCCGTACGTGATGGGCGAGGGCAACAAGAAGCTGTCCAAGCGCGACCCGCAGGCATCGCTCAACCTCTACCGTGAGCGCGGTTTCCTTCCGGACGGGCTGCTCAACTACCTGTCCCTGCTGGGCTGGTCGTTCGCCGCCGACCAGGACATCTTCTCGATGGACGAGATGGTGGCGGCGTTCGAGATCGGCGCGGTCAACGCCAACCCGGCCCGCTTCGACCTGAAGAAGGCCGAGGCGATCAACGCCGACCACATCCGTCAGCTCGACGTGAAGACGTTCACGCAGGCGTGCGCGCCCTGGCTCACGGCCCCGCACGCGCCCTGGCGGCCGGAGCAGTTCGACCAGGCCGCCTTCGACGCCCTGGCGCCGCTGGCGCAGACCCGCGTCACGGTGCTGTCGGACATCACGGCCAACGTCGACTTCCTCTTCCTGGACGAGCCGGTGTGGGACGAGGCGTCCTGGACGAAGGCGATGAAGGGCGACCCGCTCGCGCTGCTGACGACGACGCGCGCGAAGCTCGCCGACGCGCGGTGGGCCGCCGAGCCGCTGAAGGAGGCGCTGCTCGCCGCGGGCGAGGAGCACGGCCTCAAGCTCGGCAAGGCGCAGGCCCCGCTGCGCGTCGCGGTGACGGGCCGCACGGTGGGCCTGCCGCTGTTCGAGTCACTGGAGGTCCTGGGCCGCGAGCGCACCCTGGCCCGCGTCGACGCGGCCCTGGCGAAGCTGGCGACCGCGTAA
- a CDS encoding fumarylacetoacetate hydrolase family protein, with translation MRIARFSIDGNVAFGAVEDAGGGDPAGLLLDIIKGVPYSGAQLSGKKVRLSEVRLLPPVLPSKVVAVGRNYAEHAAELGNEVPEAAMTFFKPSTSVIGSGDPIVYPHFSDDVHYEAELAVVIGTLCREVPRERVKDVIYGYTCANDVTARDLQKSEKQWARAKGFDTSCPLGPWVETELDPSDLTVQCTVNGEQRQLGRTSEMIRTVEDLVVHISEAMTLVPGDVILTGTPAGVGPLSVGDEVAVTIEGIGTLTNKVIKRG, from the coding sequence GTGCGCATCGCCAGGTTCTCCATCGACGGCAACGTCGCCTTCGGCGCGGTCGAGGACGCGGGAGGCGGCGACCCGGCCGGCCTGCTCCTCGACATCATCAAGGGCGTCCCCTACAGCGGGGCCCAGCTCAGTGGCAAGAAGGTCCGCCTGAGCGAGGTACGCCTCCTGCCGCCGGTGCTCCCCAGCAAGGTCGTGGCCGTGGGCCGCAACTACGCGGAGCACGCGGCGGAACTGGGCAACGAGGTCCCCGAAGCGGCGATGACCTTCTTCAAGCCCAGCACCTCCGTCATCGGCTCGGGCGACCCGATCGTCTATCCGCACTTCTCCGATGACGTCCACTACGAGGCGGAACTCGCCGTGGTCATCGGCACGCTCTGCCGCGAGGTGCCCCGCGAGCGCGTCAAGGACGTCATCTACGGCTACACCTGCGCCAACGACGTCACCGCCCGCGATCTGCAGAAGTCCGAGAAGCAGTGGGCCCGCGCCAAGGGCTTCGACACCTCGTGTCCGCTCGGCCCCTGGGTGGAGACGGAGCTCGACCCCTCCGACCTGACCGTGCAGTGCACGGTCAACGGTGAGCAGCGGCAGCTCGGCCGCACCAGCGAGATGATCCGCACCGTGGAGGACCTGGTCGTCCACATCAGCGAGGCCATGACCCTGGTGCCCGGCGACGTCATCCTCACCGGCACCCCCGCGGGCGTCGGCCCGCTCTCCGTCGGCGACGAGGTCGCCGTCACCATCGAAGGCATCGGCACTCTCACCAACAAGGTGATCAAGCGTGGCTAA
- a CDS encoding sensor histidine kinase, producing MQGRSQRDSSAAAEPEPRGGTERGSSAQHTQNQNRAAKAPSGEGGRVARPGGANEPPSSAPRPTPTQDAGSRIALRNWRISTRLVSLLALPVVAATTLGALRIDDSINDIRQLDHMQLLTEMTKEATNLAAQLQAERDQEAGPLSHGVPSSDLSIKQLRTQTDRASRSFLDATNSIGNTDSGDDTLNSIRANVNQIATQVQQISDLRSGAYATSGSSSLTVDSYDQLVTSLLSLSQDMAQATNNPDMIKRTRALAAFSSAKEYASIQRAIIAAALPADPKKHVGILTNSDRLYGNAASKKEANELTTFRSLYESMGGNAEELMAPLEGQGSPEIQAADDYENRVLGGPDGLANQPNRSYEDWIDQASVRINTMKTIESTLLGQMETKATQLREQSQRDAIINGALILLVLGVSLVGAFIVARSMIRSLRRLQDTATKVAQDRLPELVKQLTETDPQDVDTSVESVGVHSRDEIGQVAAAFDNVHREAVRLAAEQALLRGNVNAMFTNLSRRSQGLIQRQLSLISELESREADPDQLSSLFKLDHLATRMRRNGENLLVLAGEEPGRRWTRPVPLVDVLRAAASEVEQYERIELAAVPATEVAGRVVNDLVHLLAELLENATSFSSPQTKVRVTGHALPDGRVLVEIHDTGIGLSPEDLAAINERLASPPTVDVSVSRRMGLFVVGRLSLRHGIRIQLRPSDSGGTTALVMLPVDVAQGGKKAPGKPGAATQAPNVPAARLTTGPGAAPSGGGSRPGLGAGTGGGLAGLGAGGNRLGAGTGKGSGAGAPRGQVGAGASPRAALPARDATQQGGPNGAPRNGSSQDSGAQDRGAGSASLFAQNAFGSGQPGQGAAPGNRPGQGAGYDQGPATAQMPAIGGGASRPEPAGFDRGQGGQGGPAPQNGLNRRDRALPVRDDVFGSGAPRAAAPQAGPADQDARNGFSGQAQNAFAPQGERPGTSGGPGDRQLPPPGAPRAELPGGSRANAGSNRQKQMPLRPSLDAPRGHEEPDANRFARPAAGRPAPRQDDRQGPGSTSEFARPDFGAPRQDRGAPPREPVRGPQAGAQGRQGPQQGPQDPAATGQFARQDPNAPRPQYDTRGGYAPQQQGYDPGGQGNANAYGQGRQQAHDTRQHPVNDPNARSPYDTGQHPVHDPSRNPAYGNDAAYGGQAPAPAGYDAAPAGYDTGQQQVPGHQQNQQSQQQGYQAQQQGYQAQYNRQGGVPQQPQERRPQHPEALPPAPGPGDGRTPLYDTLETNWFRGAGQNGDNGAGQNTGHPDAQARGEAPRQDAGYGGEQRHEPRRQPDGARPAMPRRDPGSGLRGEPAADDPLFGPAPTQSGANGGAPAPTGPAPNSAWRASPNDELVRQAERVRKPAAGGITTSGLPRRVPRANLVPGTAQEQSTQTGPQVSRAPADVRGRLTNLRRGIQQGRSAGAGGTNGGGFDFGPSHQQERP from the coding sequence GTGCAGGGACGTTCTCAGAGGGATAGCAGTGCCGCGGCGGAGCCGGAGCCCCGCGGCGGGACCGAACGCGGCTCCTCGGCCCAGCACACCCAGAACCAGAACAGGGCGGCCAAGGCCCCGTCGGGCGAGGGCGGCCGCGTCGCGCGCCCCGGGGGCGCGAACGAACCCCCTTCGTCCGCGCCGCGGCCGACGCCCACACAGGACGCCGGGTCCCGAATAGCCCTGCGCAACTGGCGTATCAGCACCCGCCTGGTCTCCCTGCTCGCGCTGCCCGTGGTCGCCGCCACCACCCTGGGCGCCCTGCGGATCGACGACTCGATCAACGACATCCGCCAGCTCGACCACATGCAGCTGCTCACGGAGATGACCAAGGAGGCGACCAACCTCGCCGCCCAGCTCCAGGCCGAACGCGACCAGGAGGCCGGCCCGCTCAGCCACGGCGTGCCGTCCAGCGACCTGAGCATCAAGCAGCTGCGCACCCAGACCGACCGGGCCAGCAGGTCGTTCCTCGACGCGACCAACTCGATCGGCAACACCGACAGCGGCGACGACACCCTCAACAGCATCCGCGCCAACGTCAACCAGATCGCCACCCAGGTCCAGCAGATCAGCGACCTGCGCAGCGGCGCCTACGCGACGTCCGGCTCCTCCTCGCTGACCGTCGACTCCTACGACCAGCTGGTCACGTCCCTGCTGAGCCTGTCCCAGGACATGGCACAGGCCACGAACAACCCGGACATGATCAAGCGGACCCGCGCGCTCGCCGCGTTCTCGTCCGCCAAGGAGTACGCCTCCATCCAGCGCGCGATCATCGCCGCGGCGCTGCCCGCCGACCCGAAGAAGCACGTCGGAATCCTCACCAACTCCGACCGCCTCTACGGCAACGCGGCCTCCAAGAAGGAGGCGAACGAGCTCACCACGTTCCGCTCCCTCTACGAGTCGATGGGCGGCAACGCCGAGGAGCTGATGGCGCCCCTGGAGGGCCAGGGCAGCCCCGAGATCCAGGCGGCCGACGACTACGAGAACCGTGTCCTCGGCGGCCCCGACGGCCTCGCGAACCAGCCCAACCGCAGCTACGAGGACTGGATCGACCAGGCCTCGGTGCGCATCAACACGATGAAGACCATCGAGTCCACACTGCTGGGCCAGATGGAGACCAAGGCGACGCAGCTGCGCGAGCAGTCGCAGCGTGACGCCATCATCAACGGTGCGCTGATCCTGCTCGTCCTCGGTGTCTCGCTGGTCGGCGCGTTCATCGTCGCCCGGTCCATGATCCGCTCGCTGCGCAGGCTCCAGGACACGGCGACCAAGGTCGCCCAGGACCGCCTGCCCGAACTGGTCAAGCAGCTCACCGAGACCGACCCGCAGGACGTCGACACGTCCGTCGAGTCCGTCGGTGTCCACTCCCGGGACGAGATCGGCCAGGTGGCCGCGGCCTTCGACAACGTGCACCGCGAGGCCGTCCGGCTCGCCGCCGAGCAGGCCCTCCTGCGGGGCAACGTCAACGCGATGTTCACGAACCTCTCGCGCCGCAGCCAGGGCCTCATCCAGCGCCAGCTCTCGCTCATCTCCGAACTGGAGTCCCGCGAGGCCGACCCGGACCAGTTGTCCTCGCTGTTCAAGCTCGACCACCTCGCGACCCGCATGCGCCGCAACGGCGAGAACCTGCTGGTCCTCGCCGGTGAGGAGCCGGGCCGCCGCTGGACCCGCCCCGTGCCGCTGGTCGACGTGCTGCGCGCCGCCGCGTCCGAGGTGGAGCAGTACGAGCGCATCGAACTGGCGGCCGTGCCCGCGACCGAGGTCGCGGGACGCGTCGTCAACGACCTCGTCCACCTGCTCGCCGAGCTGCTGGAGAACGCGACGTCGTTCTCCTCCCCGCAGACCAAGGTCCGCGTCACCGGTCACGCGCTGCCCGACGGGCGCGTCCTGGTGGAGATCCACGACACCGGTATCGGCCTGTCCCCCGAGGACCTGGCCGCGATCAACGAGCGGCTGGCCTCGCCGCCGACCGTGGACGTCTCCGTCTCGCGCCGCATGGGCCTGTTCGTGGTCGGCCGGCTGTCCCTGAGGCACGGCATCCGCATCCAGCTGCGGCCCTCCGACTCGGGCGGTACGACGGCACTCGTCATGCTGCCCGTCGACGTCGCGCAGGGCGGCAAGAAGGCTCCTGGCAAGCCCGGCGCCGCCACCCAGGCCCCGAACGTCCCCGCCGCCCGTCTCACGACCGGGCCCGGAGCGGCCCCGTCCGGCGGCGGCAGCAGGCCCGGTCTCGGCGCGGGCACCGGTGGTGGGCTCGCGGGCCTCGGCGCCGGTGGCAACCGGCTGGGCGCGGGTACGGGCAAGGGTTCAGGCGCGGGCGCCCCGCGCGGTCAGGTCGGCGCCGGCGCGAGCCCGCGTGCGGCGCTGCCCGCACGGGACGCGACGCAGCAGGGCGGGCCGAACGGCGCGCCCCGCAACGGCTCCTCGCAGGACTCCGGCGCCCAGGACCGGGGCGCGGGCTCGGCCAGCCTCTTCGCGCAGAACGCGTTCGGTTCGGGCCAGCCCGGGCAGGGCGCGGCTCCCGGGAACCGGCCGGGCCAGGGCGCGGGCTACGACCAGGGCCCCGCCACCGCGCAGATGCCGGCCATCGGCGGCGGCGCGAGCCGCCCCGAGCCCGCCGGGTTCGACCGCGGCCAGGGCGGCCAGGGCGGCCCCGCGCCGCAGAACGGTCTGAACCGACGCGACCGGGCCCTGCCCGTGCGCGACGACGTCTTCGGCTCCGGCGCGCCCCGCGCGGCGGCGCCCCAGGCCGGCCCCGCCGATCAGGATGCCCGCAACGGTTTCAGCGGCCAGGCACAGAACGCCTTCGCCCCGCAGGGCGAGCGCCCTGGCACCTCCGGCGGCCCCGGCGACCGGCAGCTGCCGCCGCCCGGAGCCCCGCGTGCCGAACTTCCCGGCGGTTCCCGCGCCAACGCGGGCAGCAACCGGCAGAAGCAGATGCCGCTGCGCCCCTCGCTCGACGCGCCGCGCGGCCACGAGGAGCCGGACGCGAACCGGTTCGCCCGGCCGGCCGCCGGACGCCCGGCGCCCCGCCAGGACGACCGGCAGGGTCCCGGCTCCACCTCCGAGTTCGCCCGGCCCGACTTCGGCGCCCCGCGCCAGGACCGGGGCGCGCCGCCCAGGGAGCCCGTACGCGGTCCCCAGGCGGGGGCGCAGGGCCGGCAGGGACCCCAGCAGGGCCCTCAGGACCCCGCGGCCACCGGCCAGTTCGCCCGCCAGGACCCGAACGCGCCGCGCCCGCAGTACGACACGCGCGGCGGATACGCCCCGCAGCAGCAGGGCTACGACCCGGGCGGCCAGGGCAACGCGAACGCGTACGGCCAGGGACGGCAGCAGGCCCACGACACCAGGCAGCACCCGGTCAACGACCCGAACGCGCGTTCCCCGTATGACACGGGGCAGCACCCGGTCCACGACCCCTCCCGGAACCCGGCGTACGGCAACGACGCCGCGTACGGCGGTCAGGCGCCCGCGCCGGCCGGCTACGACGCGGCGCCCGCCGGCTACGACACCGGTCAGCAGCAGGTCCCCGGCCACCAGCAGAACCAGCAGAGCCAGCAGCAGGGTTACCAGGCACAGCAGCAGGGCTACCAGGCGCAGTACAACCGGCAGGGCGGCGTGCCGCAGCAGCCGCAGGAACGGCGCCCGCAGCACCCGGAGGCGCTGCCGCCGGCGCCCGGTCCCGGCGACGGCCGCACCCCGCTGTACGACACGCTGGAGACGAACTGGTTCCGCGGCGCGGGCCAGAACGGCGACAACGGGGCAGGCCAGAACACCGGCCACCCGGACGCCCAGGCACGGGGCGAGGCCCCGCGGCAGGACGCGGGGTACGGCGGCGAGCAGCGGCACGAGCCGCGGCGGCAGCCGGACGGCGCCCGCCCGGCGATGCCGCGGCGCGACCCCGGCAGCGGCCTGCGCGGCGAACCGGCCGCGGACGATCCCCTGTTCGGCCCTGCCCCCACGCAGAGCGGCGCGAACGGCGGGGCCCCGGCCCCGACCGGTCCCGCGCCGAACTCGGCGTGGCGGGCATCGCCGAACGACGAACTGGTGCGGCAGGCCGAGCGGGTCAGGAAGCCCGCGGCCGGCGGCATCACCACCTCGGGCCTGCCCCGCCGGGTCCCGCGCGCCAATCTGGTGCCGGGGACCGCGCAGGAGCAGAGCACACAGACCGGCCCGCAGGTGTCCCGTGCACCCGCGGACGTCCGGGGCCGGCTGACCAACCTCCGCCGGGGAATCCAGCAGGGCCGAAGCGCCGGCGCCGGTGGTACCAACGGCGGCGGTTTCGACTTCGGCCCCTCTCACCAGCAGGAGCGTCCGTGA
- a CDS encoding roadblock/LC7 domain-containing protein produces the protein MSQAAQNLNWLITNFVDNTPGVSHTVVVSADGLLLAMSEGFPRDRADQLAAVASGLTSLTAGASRIFEGGPVNQTVVEMERGFLFLMSVSDGSSLAVLAHPECDIGLVGYEMALLVDRAGTVLTPDLRAELQGSLLH, from the coding sequence ATGAGTCAGGCTGCACAGAACCTGAACTGGTTGATCACGAACTTCGTGGACAACACCCCTGGGGTGTCCCACACGGTCGTGGTCTCCGCCGATGGGCTGCTGCTGGCCATGTCGGAAGGTTTCCCACGGGACCGGGCCGACCAGCTCGCCGCCGTGGCGTCCGGGTTGACCTCGCTGACCGCGGGCGCCTCCCGGATCTTCGAAGGCGGCCCGGTCAACCAGACCGTGGTGGAGATGGAACGCGGTTTCCTCTTCCTGATGTCCGTCTCCGACGGATCCTCGCTGGCCGTGCTCGCCCACCCCGAGTGCGACATCGGCCTCGTCGGATACGAGATGGCGCTCCTCGTCGACCGGGCGGGCACGGTCCTCACGCCGGACCTGCGCGCCGAGCTCCAGGGAAGCCTGTTGCACTGA
- a CDS encoding DUF742 domain-containing protein has protein sequence MTPPTASHDPYGASVDASYGPEGDQPLVRPYAMTGGRTRPRYQLAIEALVSTTADPAHLATLLPEHQRICHLCREVKSVAEVSALLSMPLGVARILVADLAEAGMVAIHQPGNGEAGGAPDVTLLERVLSGLRKL, from the coding sequence ATGACCCCGCCCACCGCCTCTCACGATCCGTACGGCGCCTCGGTGGACGCCAGTTACGGACCTGAGGGTGACCAGCCGCTGGTACGTCCGTATGCGATGACCGGCGGCCGCACCAGGCCCCGGTACCAACTCGCCATCGAAGCGCTGGTCAGCACCACGGCGGACCCCGCCCACCTCGCCACTCTGCTCCCCGAGCACCAGCGGATCTGCCACCTGTGCCGTGAGGTCAAGTCGGTCGCCGAGGTGTCCGCGCTGCTCAGCATGCCGCTCGGCGTGGCGCGCATCCTGGTGGCGGACCTGGCCGAGGCGGGCATGGTCGCCATCCACCAGCCGGGCAACGGCGAAGCCGGCGGCGCCCCCGACGTGACACTGCTCGAAAGGGTGCTCAGTGGACTTCGCAAGCTCTAG
- a CDS encoding GTP-binding protein → MDFASSSEAATARSTTSAKIVVAGGFGVGKTTFVGAVSEINPLRTEAVMTSASAGIDDLTHTGDKTTTTVAMDFGRITLDQDLILYLFGTPGQDRFWFMWDDLVRGAIGAIVLVDTRRLADCFPAVDYFENSGLPFVIALNGFDGHQPYTPEEVREALQIGPDAPIITTDARHRADAKSGLITLVEHALMARLK, encoded by the coding sequence GTGGACTTCGCAAGCTCTAGTGAGGCGGCGACCGCCCGTTCGACCACCAGCGCGAAGATCGTGGTGGCGGGCGGATTCGGCGTGGGCAAAACCACGTTCGTCGGCGCCGTCTCAGAGATCAACCCGCTGCGTACCGAAGCCGTCATGACCAGCGCCTCCGCCGGCATCGACGACCTCACCCACACCGGAGACAAGACCACCACCACCGTGGCCATGGACTTCGGACGCATCACCCTCGACCAGGACCTCATCCTCTACCTCTTCGGCACCCCCGGCCAGGACCGCTTCTGGTTCATGTGGGACGACCTCGTACGCGGCGCCATCGGCGCCATCGTCCTCGTCGACACCCGCCGCCTCGCCGACTGCTTCCCCGCCGTCGACTACTTCGAAAACTCAGGACTCCCCTTCGTCATCGCCCTCAACGGCTTCGACGGCCACCAGCCCTACACCCCCGAAGAAGTACGCGAAGCACTCCAGATCGGCCCCGACGCGCCGATCATCACCACCGACGCCCGCCACCGCGCCGACGCCAAGAGCGGCCTGATCACCCTCGTCGAACACGCCCTCATGGCACGACTCAAATAG